The following coding sequences are from one Odocoileus virginianus isolate 20LAN1187 ecotype Illinois chromosome 7, Ovbor_1.2, whole genome shotgun sequence window:
- the NDUFB8 gene encoding NADH dehydrogenase [ubiquinone] 1 beta subcomplex subunit 8, mitochondrial isoform X2, producing the protein MAAARAGVLGVRWLQKAARDVVPMGARTASHITKDMLPGPYPKTPEERAAAAKKYNMRVEDYEPYPDDGMGYGDYPKLPDRSQQERDPWYDWDHPDLRLNWGEPMHWDLDMYIRNRVDTSPTPVNWNLMCKHLFGFVAFMLFMFWVGETYPAYQPVISFRTLQ; encoded by the exons ATGGCGGCGGCCAGGGCTGGGGTCCTGGGAGTCCGGTGGCTGCAAAAGGCAGCCCGAGACGTCGTGCCGATGGGTGCACGGACAG CCTCCCACATTACCAAGGACATGCTCCCGGGACCCTATCCCAAGACCCCAGAAGAACGGGCTGCTGCCGCCAAGAAGTATAATATGCGGGTGGAAGACTACGAGCCGTACCCGGATGATGGCATGGG GTATGGTGACTATCCGAAACTGCCTGACCGCTCACAGCAGGAGAGGGATCCATGGTATGACTGGGACCACCCAGACCTGCGGTTGAACTGGGGTGAACCG ATGCACTGGGACCTGGACATGTATATCAGGAACCGTGTGGACACGTCCCCGACTCCTGTTAATTGGAACCTCATGTGTAAGCACCTCTTCGGGTTCGTCGCCTTCATGCTGTTCATGTTTTGGGTAGGGGAGACTTACCCCGCCTACCAGCCTGTG
- the HIF1AN gene encoding hypoxia-inducible factor 1-alpha inhibitor gives MAATATEAASSASGEPREEAEGPGPAWDESQLRSYTFPTRSIPRLSQSDPRAEELIENEEPVVLTDTNLVYPALKWDLEYLQENIGNGDFSVYSASTHKFLYYDEKKMANFQNFKPRSNREEMKFYEFVEKLQDIQQRGGEERLYLQQTLNDTVGRKIVMDFLGFNWNWINKQQGKRGWGQLTSNLLLIGMEGNVTPAHYDEQQNFFAQIKGYKRCILFPPDQFECLYPYPVHHPCDRQSQVDFDNPDYERFPNFQNVVGYETVVGPGDVLYIPMYWWHHIESLLNGGITITVNFWYKGAPTPKRIEYPLKAHQKVAIMRNIEKMLGEALGNPQEVGPLLNTMIKGRYN, from the exons ATGGCGGCGACAGCAACGGAGGCCGCGTCCTCGGCCTCTGGAGAACCGCGGGAAGAGGCTGAAGGCCCTGGCCCCGCCTGGGATGAGTCCCAGCTGCGCAGTTACACTTTCCCGACCCGGTCCATCCCGCGTCTGAGTCAAAGCGACCCCCGGGCGGAGGAGCTTATCGAGAATGAG GAGCCTGTGGTGCTGACTGACACAAATCTTGTGTATCCTGCACTAAAATGGGACCTTGAATACCTGCAAGAAAATATTGGCAACGGTGATTTCTCCGTGTACAGTGCCAGCACCCACAAGTTCTTGTACTATGATGAGAAGAAGATGGCTAATTTCCAGAACTTTAAGCCAAGGTCCAACAGGGAAGAAATGAAATTCTATGAGTTTGTCGAGAAACTGCAGGATATACAGCAGCGAGGAGGTGAAGAGAG GTTGTATCTACAGCAAACACTCAATGATACTGTCGGCAGGAAGATTGTCATGGACTTCTTGGGTTTTAACTGGAACTGGATTAATAAGCAACAGGGAAAGCGTGGCTGGGGTCAGCTGACCTCTAATCTGCTGCTTATTGGCATGGAAG GAAATGTGACACCTGCTCACTATGATGAGCAACAGAACTTCTTTGCTCAGATAAAAGGCTATAAGCGATGCATTTTGTTCCCTCCGGATCAGTTTGAGTGCCTCTACCCGTATCCTGTTCATCATCCCTGTGACAGACAGAGCCAG GTGGACTTTGACAATCCTGACTACGAGAGGTTTCCCAATTTCCAGAACGTGGTTGGTTACGAAACAGTGGTTGGCCCCGGTGATGTTCTTTACATCCCAATGTACTG GTGGCATCACATAGAGTCATTACTAAATGGGGGGATAACCATCACTGTGAACTTCTGGTATAAG GGGGCCCCGACTCCTAAGAGGATTGAATATCCTCTCAAAGCCCATCAGAAAGTGGCCATCATGAGGAACATTGAGAAGATGCTTGGAGAGGCCTTGGGGAACCCACAAGAG GTGGGGCCCTTGTTGAACACAATGATCAAGGGCAGATACAACTAG